A stretch of the Hippoglossus hippoglossus isolate fHipHip1 chromosome 1, fHipHip1.pri, whole genome shotgun sequence genome encodes the following:
- the LOC117757843 gene encoding B-cell receptor CD22-like — protein MEGSSVTLTCSSDANPAAKYTWYKRSGDKQVQPLSEETQFVLSSIRSSDSGEYYCTAENELGRSSANIFITVTYAPKPPSVSVSPSGEIMEGSSVTLTCSSDANPAANYTWSKEDEDSPKASGQIFTITNITAEHGGKYQCEAQNTRGRSKATLHLTVGAGKSVIIMNIIRLTLVVMLVQVLVLTLWTRMKKTLSLKSEANEAVEMIESHNCPEYENVAAAAQTEDTEEQEDLV, from the exons atggagggcagctcagtgactctgacctgcagcagtgatgctaacccagcagctaaATACACCTGGTACAAGAGAAGTGGAGATAAACAAGTTCAACCTCTCAGTGAAGAGACACAATTTGTCCTCAGCTCCATCCGGTCGTCAGACTCTGGAGAGTATTACTGCACAGCTGAGAATGAGCTGGGAAGGAGTTCAGCAAACATCTTTattactgtgacat ACGCTccaaagcctccctctgtgtcagtgagtccctctggtgagatcatggagggcagctcggtgactctgacctgcagcagtgatgctaacccagcagctaattACACCTGGTCCAAGGAGGACGAGGACTCACCAAAAGCATCAGGACAAATCTTCACCATCACAAATATCACAGCTGAACATGGTGGAAAGTATCAGTGTGAGGCCCAGAACACACGAGGACGTAGTAAGGCCACCTTACATCTGACTGTTGGAGCAG GGAAGTCAGTGATAATCATGAATATCATCAGGCTGACTCTGGTGGTCATGCTGGTACAAGTGCTTGTCTTGACTCTGTGGACGag GATGAAGAAAACTCTGAGCTTGAAATCAGAAGCGAATGAAGCTGTGGAGATGATAGAG tcacacaactgTCCTGAGTATGAGAAcgtcgctgctgcagcacagacagaagacacagaggagcaggaagacctGGTGTGA